The following are encoded together in the Mycobacteriales bacterium genome:
- the istB gene encoding IS21-like element helper ATPase IstB has protein sequence MSSLVTDRIREHATRLGLTHLTDTVTQLVERADAEQMGYLDFVDLLLEEELGLREGRRFRNALKLSGLPHHKTIDEFDFAFQPDLDPRKVRDLATLEFINAKSNIALLGPPGVGKTMLAVGLAVAACRAGYSIYFTTLDDLVRKLKVAEATGRFNRQLQYYLRPSVLVVDEVGYLPLDRTEANMVFQLVSRRYERGSIILTSNKSFAEWGSVLGDDVLATAILDRLLHHCDVLSINGPSYRLKDRLNLVTGGEPMP, from the coding sequence ATGAGCAGCCTGGTCACCGACCGGATCCGCGAGCACGCCACCCGGCTCGGCCTCACCCACCTGACCGACACCGTCACCCAGCTGGTCGAACGCGCCGACGCCGAGCAGATGGGCTATCTGGACTTCGTCGACCTGCTCCTGGAAGAAGAACTCGGCCTGCGCGAAGGACGCCGGTTCCGAAACGCGCTCAAACTCTCCGGGCTGCCGCACCACAAGACCATCGACGAGTTCGACTTCGCCTTCCAACCCGACCTCGACCCGCGCAAGGTCCGCGACCTGGCCACCCTCGAGTTCATCAACGCCAAAAGCAACATCGCGCTGCTCGGCCCACCCGGCGTCGGCAAGACCATGCTCGCCGTCGGCCTGGCCGTCGCGGCCTGCCGGGCCGGCTACTCGATCTACTTCACCACCCTCGACGACCTCGTCCGCAAGCTCAAAGTCGCCGAAGCCACCGGCCGGTTCAACCGCCAACTGCAGTACTACCTACGACCCTCCGTGCTCGTCGTCGACGAGGTCGGCTACCTCCCCCTGGACCGCACCGAAGCCAACATGGTCTTCCAGCTCGTCTCCCGCCGCTACGAACGCGGGTCGATCATCCTCACCTCGAACAAGAGCTTCGCCGAATGGGGCAGCGTCCTCGGCGACGACGTTCTCGCCACCGCCATCCTCGACCGGCTCCTGCACCACTGCGACGTGCTGTCGATCAACGGCCCCAGCTACCGGCTCAAAGACCGACTCAACCTCGTCACCGGGGGTGAACCCATGCCATGA